Below is a genomic region from Candidatus Paceibacterota bacterium.
GCCGACGACCGCGCCGGTCTTCTCGTTGGCCTTCATGGTGATGATGCCTTTGCCGCCGCGGGATTGCAGCCGGTAAACCTGCTCGACGGTGCCATCCTCGCGGACGAGGTCGAAGGGAGTGCGTTTCCCAATGCCGTTTTCACCAGCCACCAGCAGGGTCGCGTCGCGGTTGGTCACGGCCAGGGCCACGACCGCATCGTCTCTTTCGAGGTTGATGCCTCGCACGCCGGCGGCCGGGCGGCCCATGGCGCGCACGTCCTCTTCGGAAAAGCGGATGCTCATGCCGTCGCGCGTGATGAGAACGACCTGGTCGCGGCCCGAGGTCAGCTTCACCTCGATCAGGGCGTCGCCCGGCTCAATGCCAATGGCAATGATGCCTCCTTTGCGGACGTTGGCGAAGTCCTCGAGCGGGGTCTTCTTGACCGTGCCTTGCTGGGTGGCGAAGAAGAGGAAGCCCGGCTGCTGCCAGGTGGTGTCTTCCTTGTTGGGGCCGGTGCGGGCTTCGATGCGGATGAGGGCGGCGATGGTCTCGTCGGATTTGAGCTCGAGCAGGTTGGCAATGCTGCGGCCTTTGGCGACACGGCCCATGTCGGGGATCTCGTGCACGCGCTCCACATACACCCGCCCGGTGTTGGTGAAGAACATCAGGTGATCGTGCGTGCCGGCGCTGAACAGGTGCTCGATGAAGTCCCGGTCCTCCTCGCCCGCGCCGTCGCGGGTGGTCATGCCAATCACCCCTTTGCCGCCGCGGCGCTGGGCGCGGTAGGAGCTGATGTTGGTCCGCTTGATGAGGCCGGTGTGCGTCAGGGTGATGATAACCCCTTCGTTCGCAATGAGGTCCTCGATGGCAATTTCGCCTTCGTCGGGCACCAGGTCCGTCCGGCGGGGCGTGGCATATTTTTCTTTGATGGCCTGCAGCTCGGCTTTGATGATGGCGAGCACGCGGGCTTCTTTGGCCAGGATGTCGAGGAGGTCCTTGATCCGGGCCATTAAGTCGCGGTATTCGGCCCGCACCTTGTCAATTTCCAGCCCGGTCAACTGGTAGAGGCGCAGTTCGAGGATGGCGTTGGCTTGCGCCTCGCTGAAGGAGTAGCGGCCGCTCACCAGGCGCGCCTCGCTGCGGATGAGGATGCCTATCTTCTCCACCTGCGCGCGCGTAAAGTCGAAGGCCAGCAGCTTGATTTTCGCCTCCTCGCGGGTGGCTGAGTGGCGGATGATGCGGATGAACTCGTCCAGGTTGGAAAGGGCAATCAGGTAGCCTTCCAGCAGCTCCGCCCGCTCTTCGGCCTTCCGCAGCTCGTGCCGGGTCCGGCGGACAACCACCTCGCGCCGGTGTTCGATGTAGCAGTTGATCAGGTCCTTCAGCCCGAGGGTCTTGGGCCGGCCATGGTCAATGGCCAGCGCATTGACGGCAAAGGCCGATTCGAGCGCGGTGTGCCGGTAAAGGTTGTTGATCACCACCTTGGGCACCGCATCGCGCTTGATTTCTATGACGACACGCGTGTTCTCATCCGACTCGTCCCGCACGGCGGTGATGTCGGTGATGGTTTTTTCGTTGACCAGGTCGGCAATCCGCTCGACCAGCACGGCGCGGTTTACGTTGTACGGGATTTCGGTGATGATAATTTGCTCCCGGCCGCCTTTGAGTTCTTCGAGGCCGACTTTGCCCCGGACTTTTACGCTGCCGCGGCCGGTCAGGAAGTACTGCTTGATTCCTTCCAGGCCGCAGACCATGCAGCCGGTCGGGAAGTCCGGCCCTTTGACATGCTGCATGAGTTCCTTGAGGGTGATGTCGGGTTTGTCAATCTGTGCGCAGACGCCGTCAATGATTTCGCCCAGGTTGTGCGGCGGCATGTTGGTGGCCATGCCGACCGCGATGCCGGTGCCGCCGTTGACCAGGAGGTTGGGGAACGCGGAGGGAAAGACGGTGGGTTCGGTGCGGGTCTCGTCGTAATTGGGGACAAAATCCACCGTTTCCTTGTCCATGTCCTCCATCATTATGGCCCCAAGCGGGGCCAGGCGCGCTTCGGTGTAGCGCATGGCCGCCGGCGGATCGCCCTCGACGGAGCCGAAGTTCCCCTGCCCTTCCACGAGGCGTTCGCGCATGGCCCACGGCTGCGCCATGTGCACGAGGGTCGGGTAGATCGCCTGGTCGCCGTGCGGATGGTAGTTGCCCATGGTTTCGCCCACGATCTTGGCGCACTTGAGGTGCTTGCGGTTGGGCATAACCCCCAGGTCGTTCATCGCGTAGAGGATGCGGCGTTGGGACGGCTTCAGGCCATCCCGCGCGTCGGGCAGCGCGCGAGAGATAATCACCGACATGGAGTAATCCAGGAACGAGTTCTTGATTTCCTCGGCGACGTTGATTTTCGCCACTTTTTCGTTGGCGGCGAACAAGGGCGTGCTGCTCGCGGGCACTGCCGGTGTCTCGTTAGGTTCGGTCGGTTCGGGCATAATGCTGGTTGGCGGCTCCGGTCGCGGGTTCAGCCAATCGGGTCGGCCGGACGGCGCCGGCAGATCGGCGCTGCGCCGCTCAGATGTCTAGGTTCCTCACGTTCAGCGCGTTATCCTCGATGAATTGCCGGCGCGGCTCGACTTCCTCGCCCATCAGTTTCGCAAACATCTCCTCCGCTTCGATCGCGTCGGTCAGGTCCACGCGCAGGAGCTTGCGCCGCGCCGGGTTCATGGTGGTTTCGAAAAGTTCCTTGGGGTTCATTTCACCCAGGCCCTTAAAGCGTTTGATGGACAACCCGCGCCGGCCAACCTCTTTGACGCTGGAGAGAATTTCGGGGATCGAGAAGAGGGGCTTGACCTGCTCCTTGTCCCCCTCGCCTTCGAGAATTTCAAACAGCGGTTTGTCTTGCGCGGAGTAGTGCTCGATGCTCAGCCCCTTCTTGGCGAGCCTGGCCAGCAGTTCCGCCACCGCCTTGCTCTCATGCAATTCCACATGGCGGGCGCGGCGCGTGTGGCCATTCTTCGACTTCTCCAGCAGGCTGGTGTCGGATTCCTCCTCGCCGAAAAGGTGCAAATCGGAGTTCTTGGAGCCAAATTCCTCCAGCTCCTCTTCGGTGTGGAAATATTGAACCGTTTCGTCGTTGCCGTCGCGCACCTTCACCAGGTGCCGCGGCAGCTCGTGGGTCTTGGGGTGGCGCTGTTCGACGTAGGTGGCAAAGTCGCCGCCGTGGCGGCGCAAGGCGATGGCGTATTTGTCGAGCGACTCAAGCATCTCCAGGATTTCGGCCAGTTGCTTGTCCGTCAGTTCGTTGCCATCGGACAAATTGCGCAGGCGGACCTCGTTGGTGCCAAGCTCGATCAGAATCCGGTTCAGGCGCGCATCGTCATCCACGTACTCCACGCGCTTTTTGCGCGCGATTTGGTAGAGCGGCGGCTGGGCAATGTAGATGAAGCCGCGGCGGACCAGCTCGGGCATCTGCCGATAGAAGAACGTCAGGAGCAGGGTGCGGATGTGGGAGCCGTCCACGTCCGCATCGGTCATGATAATAATCTTGTGGTAGCGCAGGCCTTCCAGGTTAAAGGCGCCCTCGCCTTCGCCGTCGCCAATGCCCGTGCCCACCGCGGTGATCATGGTGCGGATTTCATTGTTTTGCAGCACCTTGTCCAGGCGCGCCTTCTCCACGTTGATGATCTTGCCCCGGATGGGCAAAATCGCCTGGAACTTCCGGTCGCGGCCCTGTTTGGCCGAGCCGCCGGCGGAGTCGCCCTCCACGATGTAAAGCTCCGTGTTGGCGGGGTCGCGGTCCGAGCAATCGGCGAGTTTCCCGGGCAGCCCCCCGCCCGTGAGCGCCCCCTTGCGAACGGTCTCCCGCGCCTTGCGCGCCGCCTCGCGCGCACGCGCCGCCAGCAAGGCCTTCTCGACCACCTTCTTCGCCACCGCCGGCGTGGCGTCGAAATGCGTCATCAGGCCGTCATAGACGACGGACGACACAATGCCGTCTATTTCCGTGTTGACCAGCTTCACCTTTGTCTGGGATTCAAAACGAGGGTTCGGCAGTTTCACGCTCAGCACGCAGACCAGCCCCTCGCGCACGTCGTCGCCCGAGATCGCGGGGTCTTTTTCCTTCAGCAGCTCATTCTGCTTGGCGTACTGGTTAACCGCGCGGGTCAGCGCCGTGCGAAAGCCGGTCAGGTGCGTGCCGCCGTCCGGGTTGGCAATCGAGTTGGCGAAGCACAGGATCTGGTCGTTGTAGCTGTCGGTGTATTGCATGACGCAGTCCACAAACACCTCTTCCTTCTGCCGGCCGATGACGATCGGCTTGGGATGCAGCACCTGCTTGGTTCGCCCCAGTTGTTTGACAAACTGCTCAATGCCGTCTTTGTACAGAAAGGTCTCGGTCTTCTCGTCCCGCTCGTCCACGAGGACGATTTCAACGCCCGGATTCAGGAACGCCAGCTCGCGCAGGCGATTGGCCAGGATGTCAAACTTGAACTCAGTGGTGATCGTGAAGATGGTGGGGTCGGGCTTAAAGGTGACGAGGGTGCCGGTGCCCTTGGACTTGCCGACCACGGTCAGCTTCTGCGTGGTGACACCCCGCGCAAACTCCATGGAGTAGACCTTGCCGTCGCGCGACACTTCGACCTTGAACCAGTCCGACAGGGCGTTGACGCACTTGGCCCCGACGCCGTGCAGGCCGCCGGAGTACTTGTAGGCCCCCTGCCCAAACTTGCCGCCCGCGTGCAGGTTGGTCAGCACCAGTTCTACCGCCGGGATTTTCCACTTCGGATGGATGTCCACCGGGATGCCCCGTCCGTTGTCACGGATGGACACCGAGCCATCCACGTGCACCCTGACTTCAATTTTGCTGCAGTAGCCGGCCAGATGTTCATCAATCGAGTTGTCCAGCACCTCAAAGACGCTGTGGTGCAAGCCGCGCTCGTCCGGGTCGCCAATGTACATCCCGGGACGTTTGCGCACCGCTTCCAACCCCTCCAACTTGTCGATTTTCGACGCGTCGTACTTTTCCGGCGCGCCGAGGGGCGCAGGTGTTTTCTGTGTCTCGTCATCCACGTTCTGGTCAGCCATAAAGTCATCTGGGACGGGCAATTTATCCGTCCGCTCAAGGTGTACGAATTTTAGGGAAAATGGGCGCCTGACACAACTGGTATTTCCGGCTTTTCTGCCCCTGAAAGCACCATTAGTTGTGGAGCCGCCACCAGCCCCAGCCTATATATTGGGCCTTTTGGAGGGCCCGTCCCAAGTGCCACAACTTACCTTTTCAAGCCCGCCAAAGCAACCTAGGTTTTGATGTCGCGCGCCTGAAAAGCGGCCGCGCCAATGAGGAAGGTGGTGAGGTTTACCGCGACCAGGGCGCAGAGGGATTGCCCTATCTGCGCCCAGGGAATGGGCTCGGCATACACGTGGCGCCAGGCGTGGAAATGATAGGTCAGCAAGTACTCGTGATACGCCTCGAAGAAGGGGATGCCTTCCATCACCAGGTTCACAAACAGAAGTGACAGTGACAGGATGGTGGCCGCTGCGGGCTTCATGTTAAAGCAGGATAACATGAACGCGATGCCCAGCACTACGCTCGCGTTCAAGGTCATGGACAGGTGCGACCAAAGATAGAGCTTCAGCCCCTCGCCCGCCGGCAGGACATTGAAGACCTCGCCCGGCACAAATACAAACATGCCCTTCCACGGGAACCACAGGCGCGCAAAACCCAGCGCGGTCCCGCCCAGCACCACCACCAGGACCGCCGCAAATATCACCCCGGCGATCCATTTCACCAGCAACAGTTGAAAGCGGGAGATCGGCCGCGACAGGATCATGCGCAGCGTCCCGTCCTCAACTTCTTTCGCCACCAGGTCTCCCCCCACTAACGCCGCATACAGCGGCATCAGCAGCAGGATCTGGGGGATCAACATGATTACCGCCACGGTCAGTGCCGACACGAACTCCTGCGCCAGGTAGCCGTTGCCCGCCAGCATTCGCTCCATGCTGGACTGCCAGCGAGTAAAACGGAAGGTCAGCAGCATGGCATTCTGCGCCAGCAGAAAGGCGCCAAAGCCAATGTAGGTCCGCTTCTTGCCAAACAGCTTCCACAGCTCGTTGCGCAGGTGACGCCAAAACATGCTTACCTGGCCTCCCTTTGCCCGTTCATCAGCGACAGGTAGAAGTCCTCCAGCGTTTCCTCCGCCGGGGCAATCTCATGCACGGCCATACCGCGCTCCACCAACAGCCGGACAACCTGATCCGTTCCCACGCCCGGGCACAGCGAAATGAGGCGGCCATCGCGTTCCTGCGTGATCAGTTCTGCCTGTCGCAGTTCCCGCACCGCCAGCCCGAAATCGCCGGTGCGCAGCCGTATCCAGGCCTCGCGCTGCTTTGTCGCCGCCAGCGAGCCTTCAAACACCTTGCGGCCCTGGTTCAACACCGCGATGCGCGTGCATAGCTGCTCCACCTCGTTGAGAAAATGGGACGATAACAGAATGGTCAGCCCCAGTTCCTTGTGCAGTCGCAGGATCGTCTGGCGCATTTCGTGTATGCCCTCCGGGTCGAGGCCGTCGCTGGGTTCGTCCAGAATCAGCAGTTCCGGCTGGGGCAGGAGCGCCTGGGCCAGCGCCAGCCGCGCCCTCATGCCGTGGGAGTAGGTCCCCACTTTGGAGCCTTCCCGCCCGCTCAATCCCACCCACTCGATGACCTCCCGCATTCGCTGGGGCGGGGTCCGAGCCGTGTAGGAGCTAAGTATCTCCAAGTTTCTCCAACCGCTCAGATACTCGTAGAACGCCGGGCTCTCGAAGATCGCCCCCACCTTTCGCAGCGCCAGGCGGCGGTGGGCCGTCACGTCGTGGCCGCAAACGCGCACCTTGCCGCTGGTTGGCCAAACCTGCCCCAGCATCATGCCGATGGCGGTGCTTTTGCCAGCGCCGTTATGCCCCAGCAGGCCGTAGATTTCGCCCGCCGGCACCTGGAGCGTCATGTCCTCGACCGCCGGGCGCCGGCCAAACTTCTTGCACAGGTTGTTGAGTTGAATCACGGGTTCAGGCGCCACGCTGATGTTCGGATCAGCCACGCGCAATCGGGATCATTGCTTCCTTTCAATGGTCCCTTCGAACAGGAGCAGGTTCTTAATGTGCCCATCCGCGTAGAGCCAGTTCTGCGCCTTGGATTCCCCACGCGCGATGTGGAACTTGTCCTTGTCGTACATCAGGGGCATCTGGTGCGGGTCGAACTTGAGGCCCATGGCGGACAGATGATCGGCGTTCTCGCCATTGAGCAGGCTGTTCCACGAGAAGCTGGAGCCGGTCTGGCCAAAGAAGGTTTCCCCCGCCCCGGCTCTCAGCTTGGCCTGGTTCCCCGGCCACCTGTCGGATGGGCACTTAAACACGTTGACATTCCCCACGCAATTCGACAGCACCTGGTCCGGGCCGGGCAGATCATTGATCAGCGTCGTCACGGACTTGTCCCGCATGACCGGCAGCCGATTGTGGTTGTCTCCCACGTAGATCTGCAGCCCCACGCCAATCTGGTGCAGGTTGCTCAAGCACACCGTCGCTCGGCCCGCTTCCTTTGCGCGGCTCAAAACCGGCAGCAACAGCGCGGCGAGGATGGTGATGATCGAAATCACAACCAGCAACTCAATCAGCGTGAAGGAGTGCGCGGCCCGGGTGCTCCCCGCGCGGCGCCTGGCCGCTCGCCGCTCGCGATTCGCCACCCTCACCATGCTCACCTTCCCCGGAATGGCCGGCCGCTTTCCATCACCCGCTGCAGCTCCTCCAGCACCGGCGCCAATTCCGCCTTGGTCTGCGCCGAGCTCTGGCTGTAAAACGTCTTCAGCCCGATGGAGCGCACCTTGGCCTCCAATTCCTCGCTGAGCACCGGCGGCGAGTTGGTGCCATTGCGCGGGCCTCGGCGCGCGCCGCTGCCGGCCTGGTCCCGCGCCTGCCGGAGACGCCGCAGCGCGTCGTCAATCGTCTTGCGCCGGCTCTCCTCCGGCAGTTCCTCGAAGGCCGTCAGCATTTGTTTAAAGCCATTGGGCATCGTCGCCTCCAGGAACGCCCCCTTCTCTTCCTCCGTCATCCGGTCGAACCAATCCCTGGCCGTGCGATCCAGCCGCGCTTTGCGGCGCTCCTCCAATGACAATGCGTTGAGCTTGTCCGCCAGTTCTCGTATCGCCTTCGCTCGCGCGGCTCCGCTCAACTTGCTGATATCCACCGACTCGCCGTAAGCCTTTACCTTCTCCGCTGTCATTTTGGCATTGCTGGCAATCCGGTAGCCGGCCAGCGCCACCAGCCAGATCGCGCAGACCACACCCCCGGAAACAAGCACGGGACGCCAACGTTGACTTAGCATGGCCCAAGTCTAGCGCCCCCACCCGCTTTCGCCACGAAAAACCACCCCGCGCACTCTCCCGGCCGCAACCTTGCTTTTGCTCCGCCCGCGCATTAGTCTGGGTCCGATGACCGCTCCAATACACCCGCCGCGCCCCCGCTATGACTAAGCGCCTCTCGAAGTCCCCCCAATCCGCCAAGGCCGCCCCGGCCACCCCGACGGTCTCCAACGCGGGCCTGGACCAATTGCGCGAGCAGATAGACAGCATTGACCAGAAGTTGGTGGACTTGCTGGCCCGGCGACTTCGCGTCGTCCAGGAGGTCACCGCTATCAAACAAAAGCACGACCTGCCCACTTTCCACCCTGCCCGCGAGGAAAACCTCATTTCCGCCCGCCGCGTCCAGGCCACCCAAGCCGGGCTCGACCCGGACTATGTGGAGGACCTGTTTCGCGCTGTCCTCCGCCATTCCCGCGTGGGGCAACTGAACACCCTCAGCCGACGCAGTGTCCGCCCCGGCGCCAAGGTTCTCATCGTCGGCGGGCTGGGCAACATGGGCCGGTTCTTCTCCAATTGGTTCCGCCAATCCGACTACGACGTCCGCATTCTCGACCGCGAGGATTGGCCCCGGGTCGAATCCCTCGCCGCCGGAATTGACCTCTGCCTGCTGGCTGTGCCCATTGACATCACCGCGTCGGTCGCCATCCAGATCGGCGCGCACCTCCCGCCCGCCTGCATCCTGGCCGACATCACCAGCCTTAAAAGCATACCCGTCGAGGCCATGCTCAAAGGCCACGCCGGCCCCGTCGTCGGCCTGCACCCGCTCTTCGGCCCGGCCACCGTCACCATGGACAAGCAAATCGTGGTCGTCACTCCCGGCCGCCAGATGGACCAATGCCAATGGCTGCTCGACCAACTGACACTGTGGGGCAACGTCCTGGTCGAAACCCCGCCCGCGGAGCACGACGAAATCATGGGTGTCGTCCAGGCGCTGCGTCACTTCGCCACGTTCACCTTCGGCCAGTTTCTTCACTCACGCGGCGTTCCCATTCTCCGCACCCTCGAGTTGTCCAGCCCCATCTATCGCCTGGAACTGGCGATGGTCGGCCGCTTGTTCGCCCAGGACCCCTCGCTGTATGCCGAGATCGTGTTTGCCACTCCCGAGCGCCTGGCCCTCCTGAAGGACTACCTCCAGTCGCTACAGCAGAATCTCGCCCTCGTCGAACGAGGCGACAAAGCCGAGTTCATCGCCCGTTTCCGCCAGATTGCCGAGTGGTTCGGCCCCTTCAGCGAGCAAGCCATGCGCGAAAGCACGTTCCTCGTCGAGAAGCTCGTCCATCGGTTCTGAGGTCTTCGCACGTGCCCCTCGCCCGCCCCTCGAAATTTCAGGAATCGCTCTTGCGCGCCCGCCTGGGCTGATCGCCGCGTCGCCATCGCCCTCACCGGCCAGCGATAACCTCTCTTCTGGAGCGGCGCCGACCGCGAGGCGAAGTTCGACCTCCATGACCTGAAAGGCTTGCTGGAGGAATTCCTCGACCAGTTCGGCCTGCGCGGGATGAACTGCGTCTGCCAGCCGGACAGCACCACACCGTTCCTGAAGCCCGCCGCCGTCCGCCTCGGCCGCTTCCAGCTCGGCCATTTCGGCCAGTTGATGCCGGCCTTCCCGGCCAACCCCGTCGCTCGGCCCCGATTCTCCATGCTCAACCCTCAACTCTCAACCGCTTCCCAAGCGCGACGTCCTGGCCGTGCCCCTCGCACGCTCACCCAACGGCCTGTTGACGCTCGACTGGCGCGCTGCGCGGCCGGCTTGACACCCGCCAACTCCCTTGCACTCAACCCGCTTTCGGTTATCGGCCTTTGGATTTCTGCCCCTTTCTCCTCACCTATTATCCAGTTGCCCCCCTTGCGCCACCACCCGAAACTCCCCGCGTGGCCCCGGCTGCTAAACCAATCTTCACTGTCCAGGTGCGCGAGCTCGTCGAGTTCGCTCTCCGCCGCGGCGACCTTGGCGGCGAGCGTGACTTCGTCGGCCCCGGCCGCGCCCTCGCCGGCACCCGCGGCCACCAGCGGCTCCAGCGGTCCCGCCCTCCCGGCTACCAGAAAGAAGTTCGCCTCAGCTTCGACCTCGAAACTCCCGACTTCACCCTGCGCATCCAAGGCCGCATTGACGGCCTCCTTGTCAGTCGGGAGGGCGAGCGTCCCCGCGAGCCCAAACACGCCAGCGAATCGGCCGAAGTCAGGGCTTGCGTGGACCCTCGCCCTCCCGCCGAGGCTCTTGCTAGTCTTCCCGAGGTTCTACTGGAGGAGATCAAGACCGTCCAGGCACGCTGGGACCGCCTCGCCGACCCGCTCCACTGGGCGCAGGCCAAGCTCTACGCCTACATTTACGCCCAGGCTAACGCCCTCCCGCACATCACCATCCAACTCAGCTACCTCGACCTGGACACCGGCGAGGTCACCGAGTTCCGCGAGCGCTGCTCCCTGCCCGACCTGGCGGCCTTCTTTGACCAAACTACCGCCATCTACCTCGACTGGCTCCGCGTCCAGCACCACTGGTGCCGCCAGCGCGACCAATCGCTCAGTTCACTCGCCTTTCCCTTCCCGCGCTACCGTCCCGGCCAACGCCAGCTTGCGGTCGCCGCTTATCGCGTCCTTGCCCGCGGCGGACGCCTGTTCCTCGAAGCCCCCACCGGCATCGGCAAGACCATGTCCGTGGTCTTCCCGGCGCTCAAAGCCCTCGGCGAAGGCAAGCTGGAGCGCATCTTTTACCTGACGGCTCGCACGGTCGGTCGCGCCATCGCGCAAAAGGCCTTCGCCGACCTCCGCCACGCCGGCGCGCGCCTGCGTACATTGTCCCTTACGGCCAAAGAGAAGATTTGCGCGCAGGAAGGCCAGCCCTGCGACGACCTGACCTGCCCCTTCGCGCGAGGCTATTACGACCGCCACAAGGCGGCCATGCGCGGAGCTCTCAGCCGCGAGGAAATCACCCGCCCTGTCCTCGAAGAAGTCAGCCGCGAGCACCAGGTTTGTCCCTTCGAACTCTCGCTGGACTTGTCCAC
It encodes:
- the gyrA gene encoding DNA gyrase subunit A, which produces MPEPTEPNETPAVPASSTPLFAANEKVAKINVAEEIKNSFLDYSMSVIISRALPDARDGLKPSQRRILYAMNDLGVMPNRKHLKCAKIVGETMGNYHPHGDQAIYPTLVHMAQPWAMRERLVEGQGNFGSVEGDPPAAMRYTEARLAPLGAIMMEDMDKETVDFVPNYDETRTEPTVFPSAFPNLLVNGGTGIAVGMATNMPPHNLGEIIDGVCAQIDKPDITLKELMQHVKGPDFPTGCMVCGLEGIKQYFLTGRGSVKVRGKVGLEELKGGREQIIITEIPYNVNRAVLVERIADLVNEKTITDITAVRDESDENTRVVIEIKRDAVPKVVINNLYRHTALESAFAVNALAIDHGRPKTLGLKDLINCYIEHRREVVVRRTRHELRKAEERAELLEGYLIALSNLDEFIRIIRHSATREEAKIKLLAFDFTRAQVEKIGILIRSEARLVSGRYSFSEAQANAILELRLYQLTGLEIDKVRAEYRDLMARIKDLLDILAKEARVLAIIKAELQAIKEKYATPRRTDLVPDEGEIAIEDLIANEGVIITLTHTGLIKRTNISSYRAQRRGGKGVIGMTTRDGAGEEDRDFIEHLFSAGTHDHLMFFTNTGRVYVERVHEIPDMGRVAKGRSIANLLELKSDETIAALIRIEARTGPNKEDTTWQQPGFLFFATQQGTVKKTPLEDFANVRKGGIIAIGIEPGDALIEVKLTSGRDQVVLITRDGMSIRFSEEDVRAMGRPAAGVRGINLERDDAVVALAVTNRDATLLVAGENGIGKRTPFDLVREDGTVEQVYRLQSRGGKGIITMKANEKTGAVVGALTVRDADEIMLITSGGQLVRIFVKDIREAGRNTQGVKLINLAEGDKLQAIAPVISEQQEDDAAGQAGAS
- the gyrB gene encoding DNA topoisomerase (ATP-hydrolyzing) subunit B, which gives rise to MADQNVDDETQKTPAPLGAPEKYDASKIDKLEGLEAVRKRPGMYIGDPDERGLHHSVFEVLDNSIDEHLAGYCSKIEVRVHVDGSVSIRDNGRGIPVDIHPKWKIPAVELVLTNLHAGGKFGQGAYKYSGGLHGVGAKCVNALSDWFKVEVSRDGKVYSMEFARGVTTQKLTVVGKSKGTGTLVTFKPDPTIFTITTEFKFDILANRLRELAFLNPGVEIVLVDERDEKTETFLYKDGIEQFVKQLGRTKQVLHPKPIVIGRQKEEVFVDCVMQYTDSYNDQILCFANSIANPDGGTHLTGFRTALTRAVNQYAKQNELLKEKDPAISGDDVREGLVCVLSVKLPNPRFESQTKVKLVNTEIDGIVSSVVYDGLMTHFDATPAVAKKVVEKALLAARAREAARKARETVRKGALTGGGLPGKLADCSDRDPANTELYIVEGDSAGGSAKQGRDRKFQAILPIRGKIINVEKARLDKVLQNNEIRTMITAVGTGIGDGEGEGAFNLEGLRYHKIIIMTDADVDGSHIRTLLLTFFYRQMPELVRRGFIYIAQPPLYQIARKKRVEYVDDDARLNRILIELGTNEVRLRNLSDGNELTDKQLAEILEMLESLDKYAIALRRHGGDFATYVEQRHPKTHELPRHLVKVRDGNDETVQYFHTEEELEEFGSKNSDLHLFGEEESDTSLLEKSKNGHTRRARHVELHESKAVAELLARLAKKGLSIEHYSAQDKPLFEILEGEGDKEQVKPLFSIPEILSSVKEVGRRGLSIKRFKGLGEMNPKELFETTMNPARRKLLRVDLTDAIEAEEMFAKLMGEEVEPRRQFIEDNALNVRNLDI
- a CDS encoding ABC transporter permease subunit, whose product is MFWRHLRNELWKLFGKKRTYIGFGAFLLAQNAMLLTFRFTRWQSSMERMLAGNGYLAQEFVSALTVAVIMLIPQILLLMPLYAALVGGDLVAKEVEDGTLRMILSRPISRFQLLLVKWIAGVIFAAVLVVVLGGTALGFARLWFPWKGMFVFVPGEVFNVLPAGEGLKLYLWSHLSMTLNASVVLGIAFMLSCFNMKPAAATILSLSLLFVNLVMEGIPFFEAYHEYLLTYHFHAWRHVYAEPIPWAQIGQSLCALVAVNLTTFLIGAAAFQARDIKT
- a CDS encoding ABC transporter ATP-binding protein — protein: MADPNISVAPEPVIQLNNLCKKFGRRPAVEDMTLQVPAGEIYGLLGHNGAGKSTAIGMMLGQVWPTSGKVRVCGHDVTAHRRLALRKVGAIFESPAFYEYLSGWRNLEILSSYTARTPPQRMREVIEWVGLSGREGSKVGTYSHGMRARLALAQALLPQPELLILDEPSDGLDPEGIHEMRQTILRLHKELGLTILLSSHFLNEVEQLCTRIAVLNQGRKVFEGSLAATKQREAWIRLRTGDFGLAVRELRQAELITQERDGRLISLCPGVGTDQVVRLLVERGMAVHEIAPAEETLEDFYLSLMNGQREAR
- a CDS encoding type II secretion system protein; the encoded protein is MANRERRAARRRAGSTRAAHSFTLIELLVVISIITILAALLLPVLSRAKEAGRATVCLSNLHQIGVGLQIYVGDNHNRLPVMRDKSVTTLINDLPGPDQVLSNCVGNVNVFKCPSDRWPGNQAKLRAGAGETFFGQTGSSFSWNSLLNGENADHLSAMGLKFDPHQMPLMYDKDKFHIARGESKAQNWLYADGHIKNLLLFEGTIERKQ
- the tyrA gene encoding bifunctional chorismate mutase/prephenate dehydrogenase, encoding MTKRLSKSPQSAKAAPATPTVSNAGLDQLREQIDSIDQKLVDLLARRLRVVQEVTAIKQKHDLPTFHPAREENLISARRVQATQAGLDPDYVEDLFRAVLRHSRVGQLNTLSRRSVRPGAKVLIVGGLGNMGRFFSNWFRQSDYDVRILDREDWPRVESLAAGIDLCLLAVPIDITASVAIQIGAHLPPACILADITSLKSIPVEAMLKGHAGPVVGLHPLFGPATVTMDKQIVVVTPGRQMDQCQWLLDQLTLWGNVLVETPPAEHDEIMGVVQALRHFATFTFGQFLHSRGVPILRTLELSSPIYRLELAMVGRLFAQDPSLYAEIVFATPERLALLKDYLQSLQQNLALVERGDKAEFIARFRQIAEWFGPFSEQAMRESTFLVEKLVHRF